Proteins from one Mixophyes fleayi isolate aMixFle1 chromosome 9, aMixFle1.hap1, whole genome shotgun sequence genomic window:
- the DYNC2I2 gene encoding cytoplasmic dynein 2 intermediate chain 2 isoform X1: MHFVDEVAEGVTVESVWRKSHGALCESRGCQTHPTATKELSVQVCGVSEAGTQTECHQDQRSLDVDLGPLLDYPDVGKFLTRVEGDMIRELKKNWRSHAFDGYEVTWEEKNPQVSCLHSLQYPEALAKQLEVTSVSWNCTGSVLACSYGRLGDGDWNTEKSYVCTWNLDRRFFNPDHPDTVLDVPSSVMCLAFHPSRPSLIAGGLFNGEVLVWDTSRTDDPLIARTGLSIDSHMDTVCQVSWLQDLPQAHRLQVLSISSDGKILVWQMEKEGQLVLLDGFALVTQQIPSNTKINKHGRGDTAVGVTCLSYSHFDPSLFIVGVEGGYLLKCSSAAQTAALTSVASSVPLKAPAQFTFSPQAGPVHCVDCSPFHRNLFLSAGTDGHAHLYSMLQEKPLSSLQLAQKYLFSIRWSPVRPLVFAAGSGEGELLLFDFGKSSQKPSLSIKQTDNSKPIYCLEFNRAQTQLLAAGDATGVVKIWQLSSNFTEQGAREMILLDELAGTVTD; this comes from the exons ATGCATTTTGTAGATGAGGTCGCTGAGGGGGTGACTGTGGAATCTGTGTGGAGGAAATCCCATGGGGCCCTGTGTGAATCA agAGGTTGTCAGACGCACCCCACTGCCACCAAGGAGTTATCTGTGCAAGTGTGTGGAGTCAGCGAGGCTGGCACTCAGACCGAGTGCCACCAAGACCAGAGATCTCTCGATGTTGACCTTGGGCCGCTTCTGGATTACCCAGATGTGGGAAAATTTCTAACCCGTGTGGAGGGAGATATGATCAGAGAGCTCAAGAAAAACTGGAGAAGCCATGCCTTTGATGGTTATGAGGTGACATGGGAggagaagaatccacag GTATCCTGCTTGCACAGTCTACAGTATCCAGAAGCTTTAGCTAAACAGCTTGAAGTCACCAGTGTGTCTTGGAATTGTACGGGCTCTGTCCTTGCCTGTTCCTATGGCAG GTTGGGAGATGGAGACTGGAATACAGAAAAGTCCTACGTCTGTACATGGAACCTGGACCGTCGGTTCTTCAACCCAGATCACCCCGATACTGTTCTAGATGTGCCTAGTTCGGTTATGTGTCTGGCGTTTCACCCCTCACGGCCGTCCCTTATAGCCG GTGGCCTTTTCAACGGTGAAGTTCTAGTGTGGGATACTAGTCGGACGGATGACCCCTTGATCGCAAGGACAGGGCTCTCGATAGACAGTCACATGGATACAGTTTGCCAG GTTAGCTGGCTGCAGGATCTGCCACAAGCTCACAGGCTGCAGGTTTTGAGCATTTCTTCAGATGGGAAGATCCTGGTGTGGCAGATGGAGAAGGAGGGGCAGCTGGTGCTGCTTGATGGGTTCGCTCTGGTCACTCAGCAAATCCCCAGCAACACAAAGATAAATAAG CATGGCCGTGGTGACACTGCAGTGGGGGTGacatgtctctcctactcgcaCTTTGACCCCAGTCTGTTCATTGTGGGGGTAGAAGGAGGCTACTTGCTGAAGTGTTCCTCTGCCGCCCAGACCGCTGCTCTCACCAGCGTGGCTTCCTCCGTTCCACTCAAAGCCCCGGCTCAGTTCACCTTCTCCCCACAAGCAGGACCTGTCCATTGTGTCGACTGCTCACCTTTCCACAG GAATCTTTTCCTGAGTGCGGGAACGGATGGACATGCTCACTTATACTCAATGCTGCAAGAAAAGCCTCTCAGCTCTTTACAGTTGGCCCAGAAATACCTATTTAGCATTCGGTGGTCTCCTGTGCGCCCCTTGGTGTTTGCGGCAGGCTCCGGTGAAG GGGAACTGTTGCTCTTCGATTTTGGAAAAAGCTCCCAGAAGCCGTCTTTAAGCATAAAGCAGACTGACAATAGTAAGCCCATTTACTGTCTGGAGTTTAACCGGGCACAGACCCAGCTACTGGCAGCGGGTGATGCCACGGGTGTCGTCAAAATATGGCAGTTGAGTTCCAACTTCACCGAACAAGGAGCCCGAGAGATGATCCTACTGGATGAACTAGCCGGCACGGTCACAGACTGA
- the DYNC2I2 gene encoding cytoplasmic dynein 2 intermediate chain 2 isoform X2 produces MHFVDEVAEGVTVESVWRKSHGALCESRGCQTHPTATKELSVQVCGVSEAGTQTECHQDQRSLDVDLGPLLDYPDVGKFLTRVEGDMIRELKKNWRSHAFDGYEVTWEEKNPQVSCLHSLQYPEALAKQLEVTSVSWNCTGSVLACSYGRLGDGDWNTEKSYVCTWNLDRRFFNPDHPDTVLDVPSSVMCLAFHPSRPSLIAGGLFNGEVLVWDTSRTDDPLIARTGLSIDSHMDTVCQVSWLQDLPQAHRLQVLSISSDGKILVWQMEKEGQLVLLDGFALVTQQIPSNTKINKHGRGDTAVGVTCLSYSHFDPSLFIVGVEGGYLLKCSSAAQTAALTSVASSVPLKAPAQFTFSPQAGPVHCVDCSPFHRNLFLSAGTDGHAHLYSMLQEKPLSSLQLAQKYLFSIRWSPVRPLVFAAGSGEDAG; encoded by the exons ATGCATTTTGTAGATGAGGTCGCTGAGGGGGTGACTGTGGAATCTGTGTGGAGGAAATCCCATGGGGCCCTGTGTGAATCA agAGGTTGTCAGACGCACCCCACTGCCACCAAGGAGTTATCTGTGCAAGTGTGTGGAGTCAGCGAGGCTGGCACTCAGACCGAGTGCCACCAAGACCAGAGATCTCTCGATGTTGACCTTGGGCCGCTTCTGGATTACCCAGATGTGGGAAAATTTCTAACCCGTGTGGAGGGAGATATGATCAGAGAGCTCAAGAAAAACTGGAGAAGCCATGCCTTTGATGGTTATGAGGTGACATGGGAggagaagaatccacag GTATCCTGCTTGCACAGTCTACAGTATCCAGAAGCTTTAGCTAAACAGCTTGAAGTCACCAGTGTGTCTTGGAATTGTACGGGCTCTGTCCTTGCCTGTTCCTATGGCAG GTTGGGAGATGGAGACTGGAATACAGAAAAGTCCTACGTCTGTACATGGAACCTGGACCGTCGGTTCTTCAACCCAGATCACCCCGATACTGTTCTAGATGTGCCTAGTTCGGTTATGTGTCTGGCGTTTCACCCCTCACGGCCGTCCCTTATAGCCG GTGGCCTTTTCAACGGTGAAGTTCTAGTGTGGGATACTAGTCGGACGGATGACCCCTTGATCGCAAGGACAGGGCTCTCGATAGACAGTCACATGGATACAGTTTGCCAG GTTAGCTGGCTGCAGGATCTGCCACAAGCTCACAGGCTGCAGGTTTTGAGCATTTCTTCAGATGGGAAGATCCTGGTGTGGCAGATGGAGAAGGAGGGGCAGCTGGTGCTGCTTGATGGGTTCGCTCTGGTCACTCAGCAAATCCCCAGCAACACAAAGATAAATAAG CATGGCCGTGGTGACACTGCAGTGGGGGTGacatgtctctcctactcgcaCTTTGACCCCAGTCTGTTCATTGTGGGGGTAGAAGGAGGCTACTTGCTGAAGTGTTCCTCTGCCGCCCAGACCGCTGCTCTCACCAGCGTGGCTTCCTCCGTTCCACTCAAAGCCCCGGCTCAGTTCACCTTCTCCCCACAAGCAGGACCTGTCCATTGTGTCGACTGCTCACCTTTCCACAG GAATCTTTTCCTGAGTGCGGGAACGGATGGACATGCTCACTTATACTCAATGCTGCAAGAAAAGCCTCTCAGCTCTTTACAGTTGGCCCAGAAATACCTATTTAGCATTCGGTGGTCTCCTGTGCGCCCCTTGGTGTTTGCGGCAGGCTCCGGTGAAG